The proteins below are encoded in one region of Thermothelomyces thermophilus ATCC 42464 chromosome 1, complete sequence:
- a CDS encoding acetyl-CoA C-acetyltransferase (orthologue of Erg10 in Saccharomyces cerevisiae), with the protein MAGLPPVYIVSAARTPVGSFLGSLSSLSATQLGSHAIKSAVERVPQIKPEDVEEVFFGNVLSANLGQAPARQCALGAGLSEAVVCTTVNKVCASGMKAIILGAQTIITGNASIVVAGGTESMSNTPHYLTNLRTGNKYGDTPLVDGVQKDGLRDAYGKQELMGMQGELCSQELGLTREQQDEYAINTYKRAQAATAAGLFTEIAPIEVSGGRGKPPVKVDRDEEVKNLNEEKLKTVRPAFIPNGGTVTAANAAPINDGAAAVVLVSEAKLKELGIKPIAKIIGWADAARDPSHFTIAPALAIPKAIKHAGLTEKDVDYYEINEAFSVVALANIKLLNLDPEKVNVFGGSVAIGHPLGASGARIVTTLTSVLREKKGRIGVAGICNGGGGASALVIENLQSAVLQELAKPNL; encoded by the exons ATGGCCGGCCTCCCTCCCGTTTACATTGTCTCGGCCGCGAGAACCCCCGTTGGCAGCTTCCTGGGCAGCCTCTCCAGCCTTAGCGCCACGCAACTGGGCTCCCACGCCATCAAGT CTGCCGTCGAGCGTGTGCCCCAAATCAAGCCTGAGGATGTTGAGGAGGTCTTCTTTGGAAATGTTCTTTCCGCCAA TCTCGGTCAGGCCCCGGCCAGGCAGTGCGCCCTTGGTGCCGGCCTCTCGGAGGCCGTTGTCTGCACAACAGTCAACAAGGTGTGCGCCTCGGGCATGAAGGCCATCATCCTTGGTGCCCAGACCATCATAACTGGCAACGCCTCCATCGTCGTCGCTGGCGGCACTGAGAGCATGTCCAACACGCCACACTACCTCACGAACCTCCGCACCGGCAACAAGTACGGCGACACTCCACTCGTCGACGGTGTGCAGAAGGATGGTCTCCGGGATGCTTACGGCAAGCAGGAGCTCATGGGCATGCAGGGCGAACTCTGCAGCCAAGAGCTTGGCCTGACCCGAGAGCAGCAGGACGAGTACGCCATCAACACATACAAGAGGGCCCAGGCCGCTACCGCGGCTGGCCTTTTCACCGAGATCGCCCCCATCGAGGTgagcggcggccgcggcaagCCGCCTGTCAAGGTTGACCGGGATGAGGAGGTCAAGAACCTGAACGAGGAGAAGCTCAAGACGGTCCGTCCTGCCTTCATTCCCAACGGTGGCACGGTCACGGCCGCCAACGCCGCCCCCATCAACGACGGTGCTGCTGCGGTGGTTCTTGTCTCCGAGGCCAAGCTCAAGGAGCTCGGCATCAAGCCCATTGCCAAGATCATCGGCTGGGCCGACGCGGCGCGGGACCCCTCTCACTTCACCATCGCCCCGGCGCTGGCCATCCCCAAGGCGATCAAGCACGCTGGCCTGACGGAGAAGGACGTCGACTACTACGAGATCAACGAGGCTTTCTCGGTGGTGGCTCTGGCCAACATCAAGCTGCTCAACCTCGACCCCGAGAAGGTCAACGTGTTTGGTGGCTCTGTTGCCATCGGTCACCCCCTGGGCGCTTCGGGAGCTCGCATCGTCACGACGCTGACGTCTGTGCTCCGCGAGAAGAAGGGCAGGATCGGTGTGGCGGGTATCTGCaacggcggtggcggcgcctCCGCCTTGGTGATTGAGAACCTGCA ATCGGCGGTGCTCCAAGAGCTAGCCAAGCCCAATTTGTAA
- a CDS encoding uncharacterized protein (Contains conserved domain SIN3[COG5602], Histone deacetylase complex, SIN3 component and HDAC_interact [pfam08295] Histone deacetylase (HDAC) interacting, Med3[pfam11593] and PHA03247 large tegument protein UL36.), translated as MRSPLLSLVALSATVSAQLVVPLLRSPFALERAQAPLMNPAGPGPALPPEPSPGTPAGNGGGVVLSDVMGRDRSMNLFASFVRDIESASRLLEDSSENTTVLAPLNSEVEKLPRKPWEDPKDYGALGPDAYEGGEGRERAQRNLRRFVEAHLVPVSPWREGDKVKPVGGGREIWWEEKEGRRLIQPDGIEIINVAGDVRNGQVVGFELHDGMNSQPLHAGSGFDRDRDLDEQRHRPHHQDELARRERERERDRDRDRERDEADRHHREPYPPAGSASAGPHHSTAGSLPIHQPVASRISNSITGPGGLLANHGSSAPSLPISGPSAPAPAPGFGGPLHSEAGRPPQQSGGPTHGGSAQHQMFAPMSHGPSGPSGPGSSIGGPGGPGSMYGGPLQQENGRGMPQDGARAMQQLPFGSGMGHGNSMPPGPGGMPQGQQPILNDALSYLDQVKVQFHEQPDVYNRFLDIMKDFKSQTIDTPGVISRVSELFAGHPNLIQGFNTFLPPGYRIECGLENNPNSIRVTTPSGSTIHSIGAGRASQHDTAQPGGGASQGYMNTRPGWQAPLPHGTESPEATFSVPAQNGPSGYPGPSHGAPFDGTSPIQQRSAPANQNGAPVNHPPAPRTAHTPTPAAAGSAGTNGGPAQQANLEKRGPVEFNHAISYVNKIKNRFQDKPEIYKQFLEILQTYQREQKPIQDVYSQVTSLFHTAPDLLEDFKQFLPESAAQTRTTSQRAEDNNMAMAASAPTPQPGHVTRDGPKMPPVGNFAPPTSASKESKKRRPEKATTAGPSSSEQAQTSSLRATLPAVPPTNKRAKLAHKPNVSESTFIEPTLTPVMPEPLAPTPLAVSTQDDLAFFEKVKKHIGNRTATTEFLKLLNLWTQELITTDVLLYKANQFMGGNPELLNSLKAMLRQDTTDETIENRPEPPTGRVSLSNCRGFGPSYRLLPKRERLKPCSGRDELCQSVLNDEWASHPTWASEDSGFVAHRKNAYEESLHRIEEERHDYDFYIEANQKCIQLLEPIAQQMLSLPPSERPNFKMPAGLGGQSTSIYKRVLKKIYGPEKGCEVANDMFKYPFTVVPIVMARLKQKDEEWRFTQREWEKVWQSQTEAMHLKSLDHMGIQVKTNDKRNLSAKHLVDLIKTKHEEQRRIRVAKGKTPRYQFAYQFTDEDLILDLLRFMVIFANVGGQHNAQERRRILEFFETFIPIFFDLPEDKVSEKLADIDQDSAEEDDEDAAPMELSNGRSRRNGKKSDLLRGVLDPSRNGSRSRGQKESSAASGSKETTPDVGSANEEETPHTPEDSSVPEVSNGRWLPTVPGPIIVEKSKGGRGSDLVGVDGELKADAPFPRAWYNFYCNQNIYVFFTVFQTLFQRLEEVKQSTDSVLEEMRRENAEKPAKILGLVHDGLHYFDNEDPATFWPKTRELIEDFITGEIDENRYQEVLRHYYLRKGWKLYTIQELLKTLCRLALSCNNPDAKGEKTKELVKAYLDSRQQTETSFQNEISARKFAEKCIKDGEMFVIAWYPAKKEATVRWLQKDETTFYMDEMERIQQWQYYISSYVRVEHTEGVVRSRLQKVLLERNLPSDVSLKDSSDNDYATKPLHVNEGLVVRICLNSSKMVFEKGTSDSFIFVSGGGERGSAEEEEREAEAKAKEAFRSEIRAEKLKEKMVTNNAWMKGLSHEEVQKVNNEYQMWKEKEAEIPSGHREEAADATMEG; from the exons ATGCGATCACCCCTCTTGTCCCTTGTCGCCTTAAGTGCTACCGTGTCGGCTCAACTCGTGGTGCCCCTCCTTCGAAGTCCTTTCGCGTTAGAACGAGCTCAAGCGCCCCTCATGAACCCCGCTGGCCCCGGGCCGGCGCTTCCTCCGGAGCCTTCTCCTGGCACGCCTGCTGGAAATGGAGGTGGCGTGGTGCTGTCCGATGTCATGGGCCGCGATAGGAGCATGAACCTCTTTGCTAG TTTCGTGAGAGACATCGAGTCCGCCTCCCGTCTCCTCGAAGACTCGTCGGAGAACACGACAGTGCTCGCCCCGCTCAACTCGGAAGTCGAGAAGCTACCTAGGAAACCATGGGAAGATCCAAAAGATTATGGAGCGCTTGGGCCCGATGCATATGAGGGCGGGGAAGGCCGAGAAAGAGCTCAAAGAAATCTGCGCCGGTTCGTGGAGGCGCACCTCGTGCCTGTTAGCCCGTGGCGAGAGGGCGACAAGGTCAAGCCAGTCGGTGGCGGGCGCGAGATCTGGTGGGAggaaaaggaaggaaggcgcCTG ATTCAACCTGACGGGATAGAAATCATTAACGTCGCAGGCGACGTGAGGAACGGTCAGGTGGT AGGCTTCGAGCTGCACGACGGTATGAATAGCCAACCGCTGCACGCCGGCAGCGGCTtcgaccgcgaccgcgacctCGACGAACAGCGCCATCGTCCCCACCATCAAGACGAGCTTGCGAGACGTGAGAGAGAGCGCGAACGCGACCGGGACCGTGATCGTGAGAGGGACGAAGCTGATCGCCATCATCGCGAGCCGTACCCGCCCGCTGGCTCTGCCTCCGCCGGCCCCCACCATAGCACAGCTGGCTCCCTTCCGATCCATCAGCCTGTCGCATCCAGGATCTCGAACTCAATCACTGGTCCTGGTGGTCTTCTCGCAAACCACGGAAGCTCCGCCCCTTCCCTCCCCATCAGCGGCCcctccgcgcccgcgcccgcgcccggcTTCGGCGGACCATTACACAGTGAAGCTGGCCGGCCTCCGCAACAAAGTGGCGGGCCGACACACGGGGGAAGCGCCCAGCACCAGATGTTTGCGCCCATGAGCCACGGGCCGAGCGGCCCCAGCGGTCCCGGAAGCTCAATCGGCGGACCGGGCGGGCCCGGTTCCATGTATGGAGGCCCTCTTCAACAGGAAAACGGTCGGGGGATGCCGCAGGACGGCGCTAGAGCCATGCAGCAGTTGCCGTTCGGCTCCGGCATGGGTCACGGGAATTCCATGCCTCCCGGACCCGGAGGGATGCCTCAAGGGCAGCAGCCGATACTCAAC GATGCGCTTAGTTACCTTGATCAGGTGAAGGTTCAGTTCCACGAGCAACCGGACGTTTACAACAGATTCCTGGATATAATGAAGGACTTCAAGAGCCAAAC CATTGATACACCAGGAGTCATCAGTAGAGTTTCCGAACTCTTTGCCGGGCATCCGAACCTGATCCAGGGTTTCAACACCTTCTTGCCCCCCGGATATCGCATCGAATGCGGTCTGGAGAATAACCCAAACAGTATCCGCGTCACCACCCCCTCGGGCTCGACCATCCACTCCATCGGCGCAGGGCGCGCCTCGCAGCACGACACAGCACAACCAGGAGGCGGAGCATCGCAGGGGTATATGAACACGAGACCGGGCTGGCAAGCGCCGCTGCCGCATGGCACGGAAAGCCCTGAGGCGACATTCAGCGTGCCAGCGCAGAATGGCCCGTCGGGCTATCCTGGTCCTAGCCACGGTGCTCCGTTTGACGGTACCAGCCCGATTCAGCAGAGGTCGGCGCCTGCCAACCAGAATGGCGCTCCCGTGAACCATCCCCCTGCTCCCCGGACTGCCCACACGCCTACACCCGCGGCTGCCGGTTCGGCCGGCACAAACGGCGGTCCAGCTCAGCAAGCCAATCTGGAGAAACGCGGCCCCGTTGAGTTCAACCACGCCATCAGCTACGTCAACAAGATCAAG AATCGCTTCCAGGACAAACCCGAGATTTACAAGCAGTTCCTGGAAATTCTCCAGACATACCAGCGCGAGCAAAAGCCGATCCAGGACGTCTATTCTCAGGTGACGAGCCTCTTCCACACGGCGCCCGATCTACTCGAAGATTTCAAGCAATTTCTTCCCGAGTCTGCCGCACAAACCCGAACGACCAGCCAGCGCGCCGAGGATAATAACATGGCCATGGCGGCGTCTGCGCCAACGCCGCAGCCAGGACATGTTACTCGTGACGGCCCCAAGATGCCCCCGGTTGGCAATTTTGCGCCCCCGACAAGCGCAAGCAAAGAAAGCAAAAAGCGTCGGCCTGAAAAGGCAACTACCGCTGGCCCTTCCAGCTCCGAGCAGGCGCAAACGTCTAGCCTGCGAGCGACGCTCCCTGCCGTGCCTCCAACCAACAAGCGGGCTAAGCTAGCCCACAAGCCCAATGTTTCCGAGTCCACCTTCATCGAGCCCACGTTGACCCCGGTCATGCCCGAGCCCCTGGCGCCCACGCCGCTAGCAGTGTCGACTCAGGATGATCTCGCCTTCTTCGAGAAGGTGAAGAAGCACATCGGCAAccggacggcgacgacggagTTTTTGAAGCTCCTGAACCTCTGGACCCAGGAATTGATCACCACGGATGTCTTGCTTTACAAGGCCAACCAGTTCATGGGTGGTAACCCTGAACTTCTCAACTCGCTGAAAGCCATGCTTCGGCAAGACACCACCGACGAGACGATCGAGAACCGGCCAGAACCCCCCACGGGCCGGGTATCGTTGAGCAACTGCCGCGGTTTTGGACCCAGCTACCGACTGTTGCCGAAGCGAGAGCGTCTCAAGCCTTGTTCCGGGCGCGACGAACTTTGCCAGTCGGTGCTCAACGACGAATGGGCGTCGCATCCGACCTGGGCTTCGGAGGATTCAGGCTTCGTAGCCCACCGCAAGAACGCTTATGAGGAGAGCTTGCACCGCATCGAGGAAGAACGGCACGATTACGACTTCTACATTGAGGCGAACCAGAAGTGCATCCAGCTCCTGGAGCCGATCGCGCAGCAGATGCTTTCGCTGCCCCCCTCCGAACGTCCCAATTTCAAGATGCCGGCCGGGCTTGGCGGACAGAGCACGTCCATCTACAAGAGGGTTCTCAAAAAGATTTACGGCCCCGAGAAGGGCTGCGAGGTGGCCAACGACATGTTTAAGTACCCGTTCACCGTCGTCCCCATCGTCATGGCTCGGCTGAAGCAGAAGGATGAGGAGTGGCGATTCACCCAG CGAGAGTGGGAGAAGGTTTGGCAGAGCCAGACTGAGGCAATGCACCTGAAGAGTCTGGACCACATGGGCATCCAGGTCAAGACCAACGACAAGCGCAACCTCTCGGCGAAGCATCTCGTGGATCTGATCAAGACCAAGCACGAGGAACAGCGTCGTATCCGGGTTGCCAAGGGCAAGACGCCTCGATACCAGTTCGCCTACCAGTTCACGGATGAGGACCTCATCCTGGATCTGCTTCGCTTTATGGTCATCTTCGCCAACGTTGGCGGTCAGCATAATGCGCAGGAACGGAGGCGCATTCTGGAGTTTTTCGAGACGTTCATTCCCATCTTCTTCGACCTTCCCGAGGACAAAGTTTCGGAAAAGCTCGCCGACATTGACCAGGATTCGGcagaggaggacgacgaggacgcagCCCCGATGGAGCTCTCGAACggccgcagccgccgcaACGGCAAGAAATCGGACCTTCTGCGTGGAGTGCTTGATCCTAGCCGTAACGGCAGCCGGAGTCGTGGACAGAAGGAGAGCAGCGCCGCTTCGGGCAGCAAGGAGACCACTCCCGACGTGGGGTCGGCGAACGAGGAGGAGACGCCGCACACTCCAGAGGACTCATCCGTTCCAGAGGTGTCGAACGGTCGCTGGCTGCCCACGGTACCCGGACCGATCATCGTCGAGAAGAGCAAGGGCGGCAGAGGATCCGATTTGGTGGGCGTCGACGGCGAGCTCAAGGCGGATGCGCCGTTCCCGCGCGCCTGGTACAACTTCTACTGCAACCAAAACATCTACGTCTTCTTCACCGTCTTCCAGACGCTCTTCCAGCGGCTCGAGGAGGTCAAGCAGAGCACGGATAGCGTTCTCGAGGAGATGCGGCGTGAGAACGCCGAGAAACCGGCCAAGATCTTGGGCCTCGTTCACGACGGGCTccactacttcgataacgagGACCCGGCGACGTTCTGGCCCAAGACGAGGGAGCTGATCGAGGACTTTATCACCGGGGAAATCGACGAGAACCGGTACCAGGAAGTCCTGCGGCATTACTACCTCCGGAAGGGATGGAAGCTCTACACGATCCAGGAACTGCTCAAGACGCTGTGCCGGCTTGCCCTGAGCTGCAACAACCCTGACGCTAAGGGCGAGAAGACCAAGGAGCTCGTGAAGGCGTATCTGGATAGCCGCCAGCAGACCGAAACGAGCTTCCAAAACGAAATCAGCGCGCGCAAGTTTGCCGAAAAGTGCATCAAGGATGGCGAGATGTTTGTCATTGCATGG TACCCTGCCAAGAAGGAGGCGACGGTGCGGTGGCTGCAGAAGGACGAGACGACTTTCTACATGGATGAGATGGAGCGCATCCAGCAGTGGCAGTACTACATCTCGTCATATGTGCGCGTCGAGCACACCGAGGGCGTAGTCCGCTCGAGGCTCCAGAAGGTGCTTCTGGAGCGGAACTTGCCGTCGGACGTGTCGCTCAAGGACTCGTCCGACAACGACTACGCGACCAAGCCACTGCACGTCAACGAGGGTCTGGTGGTTAGAATCTGCCTGAACTCGTCCAAGATGGTGTTTGAGAAGGGAACGTCCGACTCGTTCATCTTCGTCTCCGGAGGTGGCGAGCGCGgttcggcggaggaggaggagcgcgaggccgaagccaaggccaaggaggcctTCCGGTCCGAGATTCGGGCCGAGAAGCTCAAGGAGAAGATGGTGACCAACAACGCGTGGATGAAGGGGCTAAGCCACGAGGAGGTGCAGAAGGTCAACAACGAGTACCAGATgtggaaggagaaggaggccgAGATCCCGTCGGGCCACcgggaggaggcggcggatGCCACAATGGAAGGTTAA